The genomic DNA CTTTCACTATTAATTACCGATTTAAAAACTCACGTACTGTTTTCGCAATACCCTCTGGATCCATGCCATAGTATTTGTAAACATCATTTGGCTCACCTAATACCGCGAATTCATCTGGTAACCCAATGCGCTTAAACTTAGTAGGAATATTTGATTCCGCAATGATTTCCGCTACTGCCCCTCCGAGACCTCCATTGATACTTTGGTCTTCAACCGTAATGACACATCCCGTTTCATTTGCTGCCTTAAGAACGGCTTCTTCATCAAACGGTTTAATGGTATGCATATCTATCACTCTAGCGTAAATTCCGTTCTGTTCTAATTTTTGTGCTGCTTTCAATGACCAGTACACTGCGCTTCCTGTACCGATTAATGTTAAGTCTGAACCTTCTTTAATGGTAATGGATTTACCAAATTCAAATTCGTAATCATTATCCGCATATACATCTGGCTCAGCACCTCGGGCGATACGGATAATCATTGGTCCTGGATAATTCATTGACTGTCTAACCACTTTCGCACATTGATTGGCATCCGCCGGGCAAACAACAGTTAAATTGGGAACTGCACGGTAAAACGAAAGATCTGCTATCGCATTATGAGTCGGTCCTCCACCTGACGTTACGCCCGCATGGGTT from Robertmurraya sp. FSL R5-0851 includes the following:
- a CDS encoding transketolase C-terminal domain-containing protein; amino-acid sequence: MAVEVSLNFDQILSSAREVYGTELRKMADEGMDFAFVCSDNVAPSSEVGKLMKAYPDRCINVGIAEANQVGLSAGLALSGKVVFTQVFGPFLPLRAADQIHADIAYNDVPVRLIGTHAGVTSGGGPTHNAIADLSFYRAVPNLTVVCPADANQCAKVVRQSMNYPGPMIIRIARGAEPDVYADNDYEFEFGKSITIKEGSDLTLIGTGSAVYWSLKAAQKLEQNGIYARVIDMHTIKPFDEEAVLKAANETGCVITVEDQSINGGLGGAVAEIIAESNIPTKFKRIGLPDEFAVLGEPNDVYKYYGMDPEGIAKTVREFLNR